The following are from one region of the Salminus brasiliensis chromosome 14, fSalBra1.hap2, whole genome shotgun sequence genome:
- the nucks1b gene encoding nuclear ubiquitous casein and cyclin-dependent kinase substrate 1b, with protein sequence MARPSRNKRVVDYAQFQESDDADEEYEGNSNKPKKAAKHSDESRVTDHKKDLSDDDNDYGEEEEDDDGGDSDYETKKTTKGRQTTAKRKRAEVDSDEDKVVKKKGRQVRQAASKAASKQREILLGDGGSEEEEGDNEEGEDDSDVYTGDSGSDEDFMVEDDDDDSDYGRPKRRNSKVSRRSKDKKSPKPRIRTSVSRGPRKKRGKRQMKVKRVVSKKIVPKEEDEDIESPQEEEEKGQDRAKKDSPPAKKAEESSAEAEDNNNNDGEEKEGKESEKEKDEKDDVSEEDAPSGED encoded by the exons ATGGCAAGACCTTCGAG GAATAAGAGAGTGGTTGACTATGCACAGTTTCAAGAGTCTGATGATGCTG ATGAGGAATATGAAGGAAATTCCAACAAACCCAAGAAGGCAGCAAAACACAG TGATGAGTCCCGAGTCACAGACCACAAGA AGGACTTGAGTGATGATGACAATGACTAcggcgaggaggaggaggatgacgaCGGTGGTGACAGTGACTATGAGACTAAAAAAACTACCAAGGGACGGCAGACGACTGCTAAAAGGAAAAGAGCTGAAG TTGACAGTGATGAAGACAAGGTTGTGAAGAAGAAGGGCCGGCAGGTGCGACAAGCTGCCAGTAAAGCAGCTTCCAAACAGAGGGAGATTCTTCTTGGAGATGGAGgcagtgaggaagaggagggggaTAATGAGGAAGGGGAAGATGACAGCGATGTTTATACAGGCG ATTCAGGCAGCGATGAAGACTTCATGGTCGAAGACGATGACGACGACAGCGATTACGGTCGACCCAAGCGGAGGAATTCAAAAGTCAGCAGGAGAAGCAAAGACAAGAAGTCCCCAAAGCCCAGGATAAGAACTTCAG TGAGCAGAGGGCCACGGAAGAAGCGAGGGAAGCGCCAGATGAAGGTGAAGCGAGTCGTGTCCAAGAAGATTGTGCCTAAGGAAGAGGACGAGGACATCGAGAGCCcccaagaggaagaggagaaaggGCAAGACAGAGCAAAGAAGGATTCACCCCCAGCTAAGAAAGCAGAGGAGAGCAGTGCAGAAGCTgaggacaacaacaacaacgacgGCGAGGAGAAGGAGGGTaaggagagcgagaaagagaaagatgaaaAGGACGATGTATCCGAGGAGGATGCTCCATCAGGTGAAGACTGA
- the LOC140576576 gene encoding acidic mammalian chitinase-like, whose protein sequence is MGKVVLVSALALLLHMQLGSAYILSCYFTNWAQYRPPPTIYMPNDIDPCLCTHLLYAFATMTSSYQIATYEWNDVELYSQFNALKDKNGNLKTLLSVGGWNFGSSGFSAMVASSANRQTFITSVIAFLRKYEFDGLDIDWEYPANRGSPPQDQQLFSVLLEEMRAAFEAEAKQTNRARLLMSAAVSSGLGTIETAYQIPQLGQSLDMINVMSYDMHGSWDPFTGECSPLYRDSFDSGSYIYFNVDYAMNYWKNNGAPAEKLLVGFPTYGNTFTLTNPANHGIGAPISGAGKAGKYTQEAGELAYFEICTFLKNGATEVWNTQQDVPYAYSGNQWVGYDNVKSFGIKAQWLMKNNFGGAMVWTIDMDDFLGTFCNQGKYPLINVLHSAFNLDQQACKPPATPLPPIAGVTSTTPSASGGSSSGGSSSGGSSSGGSSGTSGMNSSFCVGKANGMYPYSANANKFYECDAGKTYFQSCASGLVFDASCSCCNWS, encoded by the exons ATGGGCAAGGTAGTCTTGGTTTCAG CTCTGGCCCTGCTGCTCCATATGCAGCTTG GCTCAGCCTACATCTTATCATGCTACTTCACCAACTGGGCACAGTATCGCCCTCCTCCTACCATCTACATGCCCAATGACATCGATCCATGCCTGTGTACCCATCTCCTCTACGCTTTCGCCACCATGACCAGCAGCTACCAGATTGCTACCTATGAATGGAATGATGTGGAGCTCTACAGCCAGTTCAATGCCCTGAAGGACAA GAATGGCAATCTGAAAACGTTGCTGTCAGTCGGCGGATGGAACTTTGGTTCCTCAGG ATTCTCTGCCATGGTGGCTTCCTCCGCCAACCGTCAGACCTTCATCACTTCTGTCATTGCGTTTTTGAGAAAGTATGAGTTTGACGGGTTGGACATTGACTGGGAGTATCCAGCCAACAGAGGAAGCCCACCTCAGGATCAGCAACTGTTCTCCGTTCtgctggag GAGATGAGGGCCGCTTTCGAGGCAGAGGCCAAGCAGACCAACAGAGCTCGACTCCTGATGTCTGCTGCTGTCTCCTCAGGCCTTGGCACCATCGAGACCGCCTACCAAATCCCTCAACTCGGACA ATCACTGGATATGATCAATGTGATGTCCTATGACATGCATGGCTCCTGGGACCCTTTCACAGGGGAATGCAGCCCCCTGTACAGGGATTCTTTTGACAGCGGAAGCTACATCTACTTCAATGTG GACTATGCCATGAACTACTGGAAGAATAATGGTGCCCCTGCTGAGAAACTGCTGGTTGGGTTCCCCACCTATGGAAACACCTTCACCCTTACAAACCCTGCAAACCATGGAATTGGAGCACCTATCTCTGGAGCTGGAAAAGCAGGAAAATACACTCAAGAAGCCGGGGAGCTTGCTTATTTTGAG ATTTGTACCTTCCTGAAAAACGGGGCAACAGAGGTGTGGAATACCCAACAAGATGTGCCATATGCCTACAGTGGGAATCAGTGGGTTGGATACGACAATGTGAAGAGCTTTGGAATCAAG GCACAGTGGCTGATGAAGAATAACTTCGGTGGAGCTATGGTGTGGACCATTGACATGGATGACTTTTTGGGCACTTTCTGTAATCAGGGCAAATATCCCCTGATCAATGTTCTTCACAGTGCCTTTAATCTGGACCAGCAAG CCTGCAAGCCTCCTGCAACCCCACTGCCCCCAATAGCAGGTGTGACCAGCACTACCCCCAGTGCCAGTGGAGGAAGCTCTAGCGGAGGAAGCTCTAGTGGAGGAAGCTCTAGTGGGGGCTCCAGCGGCACCAGTGGCATGAACAGCTCATTCTGCGTCGGCAAAGCCAACGGAATGTACCCATACTCTGCCAATGCCAACAAGTTCTATGAGTGCGATGCCGGGAAAACATATTTCCAGTCATGTGCAAGTGGCCTGGTGTTTGACGCAAGCTGCTCGTGCTGCAACTGGAGTTAA